The Sediminispirochaeta smaragdinae DSM 11293 genome has a segment encoding these proteins:
- a CDS encoding substrate-binding periplasmic protein, with protein MRRLPLLFIFFLLMFPISVASLRAESLPPLILSTADTPPFSKTNDTGYYDLIIREAFTRIGRRVTILHLPSDRSLAEAASGNIDGEYARTDGMEKFHPHLILVPEKLSDFNFSAFTCDSSISIASWDDLAAYHVIFINGWKIFEEHVTDAKSIVTTSNETSLFSMLVAGRADIILYNDKRGEYYLRTHDIKGVRILSPPLAQREMYLYLHDRHASLVEPLAEALAAIKEEGLAEHYVHAAVESQNE; from the coding sequence ATGAGACGACTCCCTCTCCTTTTTATCTTTTTTCTCCTTATGTTTCCGATCTCGGTCGCCTCCCTCAGAGCGGAGTCACTTCCTCCTCTCATCCTATCGACGGCAGACACGCCCCCCTTTTCCAAGACAAACGACACGGGATATTACGATCTAATTATCAGAGAGGCTTTTACGCGTATCGGAAGACGTGTTACCATTCTCCACTTACCGAGCGACAGGTCCCTTGCCGAAGCCGCTTCGGGGAATATCGACGGCGAATACGCGAGAACCGACGGCATGGAAAAATTCCATCCACATCTTATCCTTGTTCCCGAAAAATTGAGTGATTTCAATTTCAGTGCTTTCACGTGTGATTCCTCTATTTCGATAGCTTCCTGGGACGACCTTGCGGCCTATCATGTCATCTTCATCAACGGATGGAAGATCTTCGAGGAGCATGTAACCGATGCAAAAAGCATTGTTACGACATCAAATGAAACCTCGCTTTTTTCCATGCTTGTGGCGGGAAGGGCCGATATCATTCTTTACAACGATAAACGAGGAGAGTATTATCTTCGAACGCACGACATCAAAGGAGTCAGAATTCTCTCTCCGCCCCTTGCCCAACGAGAAATGTATCTGTATCTGCATGATCGCCATGCTTCCCTGGTAGAGCCTCTTGCCGAAGCTCTTGCCGCGATAAAGGAAGAAGGCCTTGCCGAACATTATGTGCACGCGGCCGTCGAATCACAGAACGAGTAG
- a CDS encoding sensor histidine kinase: MHRYKGKISRQFAGYMAIIALISTMGTALISFRYESAYQQRQWEQDLKAVQEEWLPLLSRAAWLLSTEDIHLILLAVSQIQEVDGVRLDLYGQQSYQMSRRAIHEQLRFSWPVTYKRGGKSIEIGRLTLFKRTFSLGERIERLIPGRLIWEGLKIALIIVPVFLLVRIVVTNKIDTLSEVLIRRTKNLNDDTYREITIPGRKIFSTKDEFDQLVAAFNQLLREIRKERDIREKNETTLIRLLKEKDVLLREVHHRVKNNLQIIISLIGLQSATMNTEEGKQALEEAERRIKSLALVHEQLYLEDSIDTVDLRAYIDSLLNNISLTMNRGGPNAVMIRTSGDHVHLSLDRAIPLALILNELCTNAFEHAFPDGTQGRIEVFVAAKEAYFTVTVTDNGKGFSDHMLQEQATGFGLTIVQKLIEQIDATLSRESKGKGTIFSMSIPYDRSIRKSV, from the coding sequence ATGCATCGGTATAAAGGAAAAATCTCCCGGCAATTTGCAGGATATATGGCCATTATCGCCCTCATCTCAACCATGGGCACGGCATTGATCAGCTTTCGGTACGAAAGTGCATATCAGCAACGACAGTGGGAACAGGACCTCAAGGCTGTCCAGGAAGAATGGCTGCCCCTTCTCTCCAGAGCAGCGTGGCTGCTTTCGACGGAAGACATCCATCTCATCCTACTCGCCGTTTCCCAAATACAAGAAGTGGATGGAGTGCGTCTCGATCTCTATGGGCAGCAAAGTTACCAGATGTCCCGAAGGGCCATACACGAGCAACTGAGGTTCTCATGGCCTGTGACCTATAAGCGGGGAGGAAAGTCAATTGAAATCGGAAGGCTTACGCTCTTCAAGCGAACATTTTCTCTGGGCGAACGCATAGAGCGGCTTATACCAGGAAGATTGATCTGGGAAGGTCTGAAAATTGCACTCATCATTGTTCCCGTTTTTCTGTTGGTGCGTATCGTTGTGACAAACAAAATCGATACACTTTCGGAAGTATTAATCCGACGTACAAAAAATCTAAATGATGACACATACCGGGAAATAACGATACCGGGTAGGAAAATTTTCTCAACGAAAGACGAATTCGACCAGCTCGTAGCCGCATTCAATCAGCTACTCAGGGAAATACGCAAGGAACGCGATATCAGGGAAAAGAATGAAACCACCCTCATTCGATTGCTCAAGGAGAAGGACGTTCTCCTCCGGGAAGTTCATCATCGAGTAAAAAACAACCTCCAGATTATTATCAGCCTGATAGGGCTTCAATCTGCGACAATGAATACGGAAGAAGGAAAGCAAGCGCTGGAGGAGGCGGAACGAAGGATCAAAAGCCTGGCGCTTGTTCATGAACAGCTCTATCTGGAGGACTCCATAGATACCGTCGACCTCCGCGCCTATATCGACTCCCTTCTGAACAATATCTCGCTCACCATGAATCGAGGCGGTCCCAATGCTGTCATGATCAGAACCTCGGGAGATCATGTGCACCTCTCCCTGGATCGGGCAATTCCCCTGGCACTCATCCTCAACGAGCTTTGCACCAACGCCTTTGAGCACGCTTTTCCCGACGGAACACAAGGACGGATCGAGGTTTTCGTTGCCGCAAAGGAAGCGTACTTTACGGTGACCGTCACCGACAACGGGAAAGGGTTCTCCGATCACATGCTTCAGGAACAAGCTACCGGATTCGGACTTACCATTGTACAGAAGCTGATTGAACAGATAGATGCAACACTCTCCAGAGAGAGTAAAGGCAAGGGGACCATCTTCTCAATGAGCATCCCCTATGACCGAAGTATACGCAAATCAGTATAG
- a CDS encoding aldo/keto reductase, whose amino-acid sequence MITIRESVSLNNGVVIPRIGFGVFRITEPKEGEIAIETAIDAGYRLIDTASVYGNEELVGKVLKASGIPRDEFFITTKAWNDELGGEKTQKAFEQSLKRLATDYIDLYLIHWPLFDQAIEAWQTMERLLRSGKVRAIGVSNFTPHHIERLKSVSDIVPAVNQVEFHPYLVQSDLKAYCDRHGIQLEAWSPFMRGKVLSDPTLQRMAAEKEKSTAQIALRWLFQKDIIAIPKSVTPERIIANSRIFDFQLSNQEMSVIDGLDKNEHLGASPDNFIEYFKTTGV is encoded by the coding sequence ATGATTACAATAAGAGAAAGCGTGTCCCTCAATAATGGTGTCGTCATTCCCCGAATCGGCTTCGGAGTCTTCCGCATCACCGAACCGAAAGAGGGTGAAATTGCAATCGAAACAGCAATTGATGCAGGTTACCGGCTTATAGACACCGCATCGGTCTACGGGAATGAGGAGTTGGTGGGAAAAGTACTGAAAGCCTCGGGAATTCCGCGGGATGAATTCTTCATCACCACAAAGGCATGGAACGATGAACTTGGTGGAGAAAAGACCCAGAAGGCATTCGAGCAAAGCCTGAAACGGCTTGCCACCGACTACATTGATCTCTATCTCATCCACTGGCCGCTGTTCGATCAGGCGATCGAGGCGTGGCAGACCATGGAGAGGCTGTTACGAAGCGGTAAGGTCAGGGCCATCGGGGTAAGTAATTTTACCCCGCACCATATAGAACGACTCAAATCGGTTTCCGATATCGTTCCCGCGGTAAATCAGGTGGAATTTCATCCATATCTGGTCCAGTCCGACCTGAAGGCATATTGCGATCGACACGGTATCCAGCTCGAGGCATGGAGTCCCTTTATGCGTGGTAAGGTGCTTTCCGATCCCACGCTGCAACGCATGGCCGCAGAAAAGGAAAAAAGCACGGCCCAGATAGCCCTGCGGTGGTTATTCCAGAAAGATATCATCGCAATTCCCAAGTCGGTCACACCCGAACGTATCATTGCCAATAGTCGAATCTTTGATTTTCAGCTTTCGAACCAGGAGATGTCGGTCATCGACGGTCTGGACAAAAATGAACACCTCGGTGCCTCTCCCGATAATTTTATTGAGTATTTCAAAACAACCGGAGTATAA
- a CDS encoding protein-tyrosine phosphatase family protein, which translates to MPAFPRIDCLEIEGSSSLYLGAHPFEGLEEAADANQKCERLEEYITLVRSFSIETFVVLLPETELQTANHGCNLLYQYRNRGLSVVYFPIENFGVPDAIDKFDELLKTIAERLKQAPVLVHCLSGCGRTGMVASGFLIRLGSNVEDAIARVNRVHPKASHTVKQILFLKEYRKWLKQRNA; encoded by the coding sequence ATGCCCGCTTTTCCAAGGATTGACTGTCTCGAAATAGAGGGATCTTCATCCCTCTATCTTGGGGCTCACCCCTTTGAGGGGTTGGAGGAAGCGGCGGATGCAAACCAAAAATGTGAACGTCTGGAAGAGTACATCACGTTGGTCCGCTCGTTTTCCATTGAGACATTTGTCGTTCTGCTGCCGGAAACGGAATTACAAACCGCCAATCACGGCTGCAATCTATTGTACCAATACCGAAACAGAGGGTTGTCGGTCGTCTATTTCCCTATAGAAAACTTTGGGGTTCCGGACGCTATCGACAAATTCGACGAGTTGCTCAAAACCATTGCCGAACGGCTGAAACAGGCCCCGGTTCTTGTTCACTGTCTTTCCGGCTGCGGAAGGACAGGTATGGTTGCATCCGGATTTCTTATTAGACTCGGAAGCAATGTCGAAGATGCCATCGCCCGGGTAAACCGTGTCCACCCAAAAGCAAGCCATACAGTTAAACAGATCCTTTTTCTAAAAGAGTATAGGAAGTGGCTTAAACAGAGAAACGCATAA
- a CDS encoding histidine kinase dimerization/phosphoacceptor domain -containing protein has protein sequence MQNIVEGREAILNQLLKSVTLWGLLAYIPSMYASLKEGLYVLAFIDTLIYAILALIILHPKMPYRFKLIVIVSITLILGAVVLFQTGNKGAGYIWLLFSVVISALFGTRRGIAASITASLIILIFYFLLGRSGIISGRHTAVEITVITSNLMLVSIILAMIIQRLLTILQNELEEKDTLLQLLHHRVKNNLQMVDSLISLNSESKDQTEVTLAALSSEISAISAANEILLSNPGKKEFELSDIVRALCRADHDEVFGNGILTASPEQITEIAVGIADLLSQLGRTTDLSIRVETDYASSHILLKITPRAERHEKDLFSALSLRRLILPSEHILRSERGNELLVSIPQKSH, from the coding sequence ATGCAAAACATAGTGGAGGGACGGGAAGCGATCCTCAACCAACTGCTAAAGAGTGTTACCCTTTGGGGGCTGTTGGCCTATATTCCCAGCATGTATGCATCGCTGAAAGAAGGGCTCTATGTTCTGGCCTTCATCGACACCCTTATCTATGCCATTCTTGCACTCATTATCCTGCATCCCAAGATGCCATATCGCTTTAAGTTGATTGTAATTGTTTCGATTACGCTGATACTGGGGGCCGTCGTTCTTTTTCAGACAGGGAACAAGGGGGCCGGTTATATCTGGCTTCTCTTTTCCGTGGTCATATCGGCTCTTTTCGGTACAAGGAGAGGAATTGCAGCCTCCATCACCGCTTCGCTCATCATCCTTATCTTCTATTTTCTTCTCGGTCGTTCAGGGATAATCAGCGGCAGGCATACAGCTGTGGAAATAACGGTGATAACCTCCAATCTTATGCTCGTTTCGATCATACTTGCCATGATTATCCAAAGGTTACTGACAATACTTCAGAATGAGTTGGAGGAGAAGGACACATTATTGCAGCTACTTCACCACCGGGTAAAGAACAACCTTCAAATGGTAGACAGCCTTATTTCTCTCAACAGTGAATCAAAGGATCAAACAGAAGTGACGCTGGCAGCTCTTAGTAGTGAAATTTCGGCAATATCGGCGGCAAACGAGATCCTTTTGTCCAATCCCGGAAAAAAAGAATTTGAGCTTTCTGATATCGTGAGGGCGCTTTGCAGAGCGGATCACGACGAAGTTTTCGGCAACGGGATCCTGACCGCTTCCCCTGAACAGATAACGGAAATCGCCGTCGGCATAGCGGACCTCCTGTCACAGCTCGGTCGTACTACCGACCTTTCCATACGGGTGGAGACAGATTACGCATCATCCCATATTCTCCTAAAAATAACGCCGCGGGCGGAACGGCACGAGAAAGACCTTTTCTCGGCACTCTCCCTCCGAAGGCTCATCCTGCCTTCGGAACATATCCTTCGCTCGGAAAGAGGAAACGAGCTACTTGTGAGTATCCCTCAAAAGTCACATTGA
- a CDS encoding sodium:proton antiporter, which translates to MTELNILLIALLFAVGLWGTLARKNIIKKVIALSVLNSSIVALFIVCASVSGEKAPIIDNSSGGVFVDPIPQALMLTAIVVGFSLTAVALVFVWRLFKAYGTLNIDHIELRTKDDNNA; encoded by the coding sequence ATGACGGAACTCAATATTCTGCTCATAGCCCTGCTTTTTGCCGTCGGATTGTGGGGAACGCTTGCAAGGAAAAATATTATAAAGAAGGTTATTGCTTTAAGTGTGCTCAACAGTTCTATAGTGGCACTCTTTATCGTCTGCGCCTCTGTTTCGGGGGAAAAAGCTCCCATCATCGACAACTCGTCAGGAGGAGTATTTGTCGATCCTATCCCACAGGCCCTGATGCTGACCGCCATTGTCGTAGGGTTTTCCCTTACGGCCGTCGCGCTTGTCTTCGTCTGGCGTCTGTTCAAGGCATACGGGACACTCAATATCGATCACATCGAGTTAAGGACAAAAGATGATAACAACGCATAG
- a CDS encoding complex I subunit 5 family protein translates to MITTHSPLLPTLISLGCGGVMLVVKNLVAMGIGKETGIHVLTRFLIIFWVISTGSILLFIGSDIVSESSIVTLSVGGWAEPLGIVFVFDRLSLLATLLILIVGTASLLYAEGDGSYKADFFFFVWFLLAACEGITASRDLFTLFVFFEILAISAYILIAYKQKPRAILASFRYLILATVSISFYLVGVFIIYRGTGSLSISEAARLTPSIGPKQTALALTALTVGIGTRMAMVPFHGWLPEAHSIAAHPVSALLSGIVIKAPVIVLFRIASLFPSAATKPLGMILLGCGGLSAVTGLFFALQQNDAKRLLAYHSVSQMGYIVGAFALSLILPAPLASVAAAAALFHAFNHGLFKSLLFLSVGSSCDIAGSRNVYKVRGLCRKAGIWFPLFLVGAFSIAAVPLFNGYVSKYLFSVAMHHVPAVYALFLLVSAGTTASFIKLGRIYFGVSSSATAPEADGGLPVDRPGNIPGKGGAVLLAAGCLGLGLAPLALIRSAVLPQALRPLSDLFSASPLFSQTIVLAAGVLLFFIVSSPPGRSLAHHIRERAAGTDALLGLMIVGFLVIWTLLNFQL, encoded by the coding sequence ATGATAACAACGCATAGCCCCCTGCTGCCGACACTCATCTCTCTCGGCTGCGGCGGGGTGATGCTTGTGGTAAAAAACCTGGTTGCAATGGGAATAGGAAAAGAGACGGGAATTCATGTACTTACCCGGTTCCTTATCATATTCTGGGTGATATCAACCGGCTCAATTCTATTGTTCATAGGTTCCGACATAGTCTCGGAGTCAAGTATCGTGACGCTCTCTGTCGGAGGCTGGGCGGAACCCCTTGGGATAGTCTTTGTCTTCGATCGTCTCTCGCTCTTGGCGACGCTACTCATTCTGATCGTCGGAACCGCCTCTTTACTGTATGCAGAGGGAGACGGAAGCTACAAGGCCGATTTCTTTTTCTTTGTCTGGTTTCTCCTGGCAGCCTGTGAGGGGATAACGGCAAGCAGGGACCTCTTTACCCTCTTTGTTTTCTTCGAAATTCTTGCCATATCCGCCTATATTCTCATCGCATACAAGCAAAAGCCGAGGGCCATACTTGCAAGTTTCCGCTATCTGATTCTTGCAACCGTCAGCATATCCTTTTATCTTGTCGGAGTTTTTATCATTTATCGGGGAACGGGAAGCCTGTCGATAAGCGAGGCGGCCCGTTTGACCCCTTCAATAGGGCCGAAACAGACGGCCCTCGCCCTTACCGCCCTCACCGTCGGTATTGGGACCAGAATGGCAATGGTGCCCTTTCACGGCTGGTTACCGGAAGCCCATTCCATTGCGGCCCACCCTGTATCGGCCCTGCTCTCGGGAATCGTCATAAAAGCACCGGTGATAGTGCTTTTCAGAATCGCCTCACTCTTCCCGTCCGCGGCCACCAAACCTCTGGGGATGATACTCCTTGGCTGCGGAGGCCTATCGGCGGTAACAGGGCTCTTCTTTGCCCTGCAGCAAAACGATGCGAAACGGCTATTGGCCTACCACTCGGTCAGCCAGATGGGATATATCGTGGGAGCATTCGCCCTTTCACTTATCTTACCGGCACCCTTGGCCTCGGTGGCAGCAGCGGCGGCCCTTTTTCACGCCTTTAACCACGGGCTTTTTAAGTCCCTTCTGTTTCTTTCGGTCGGAAGCAGCTGCGACATCGCAGGAAGCAGAAACGTCTACAAGGTCAGAGGTCTTTGCCGAAAGGCGGGCATCTGGTTCCCTCTTTTCCTTGTCGGGGCCTTTTCCATTGCAGCCGTACCCCTATTCAACGGATATGTGAGTAAATACCTCTTTTCCGTGGCAATGCACCACGTTCCGGCCGTCTATGCCCTCTTCCTGCTGGTATCGGCCGGAACCACAGCATCGTTTATCAAACTGGGGAGGATCTATTTCGGAGTATCTTCTTCCGCTACTGCTCCCGAAGCAGATGGCGGCCTGCCTGTTGACAGGCCAGGTAACATTCCGGGAAAAGGAGGAGCAGTGCTCCTCGCCGCAGGCTGCCTCGGCCTCGGTCTTGCTCCCCTCGCCCTAATACGATCGGCGGTACTGCCTCAGGCCCTTCGTCCCCTTAGTGATCTTTTTTCTGCCTCGCCCCTCTTCAGCCAGACAATCGTTCTTGCCGCCGGAGTCCTGTTGTTTTTTATCGTCTCAAGCCCTCCCGGTCGCTCCCTCGCCCACCACATACGAGAACGGGCAGCAGGAACCGATGCGCTACTGGGTCTTATGATCGTCGGATTTCTTGTCATCTGGACTCTTTTGAATTTTCAGCTCTGA
- a CDS encoding amino acid permease, producing the protein MELKKKLRFLDLYAISSGAMISSGIFILPGIAFSITGPGVFLAYMLAGLIAAIGILSVVELSTAMPKAGGNYFFIARSMGPLAGTVTGVLSWFALSLKSAFAIFGLAELCTLAFGVNVHLAGYILLTLFFLLNAFGVDLASRFEVLLVILLLAILAAYVGVGYGAVEPLRFQPLLPHGRSALLAGAAFVFVSYGGLINVSSISEEVASPKRNIPAGMISSVITITILYGAVLYVTVGASDPSTLLASVAPLADSARGFGGAVGYAAITAAAVLAFITTANAGVMSASRYPVALSRDKLIPGFFGRVSKRSGTPFPALIATTLLIGGSLTLELEVLVKAASSVILLNYVLASLSVMILRASRIQSYRPSFRTPFFPLPQLLTLISVAFLIVHLGFEAVEVTLSFIVLSLLLYFLYGKRQMKREFALLHIVERMTDKRLTDSVLESELVEIVFTRDELVKDRVDAVFRGASCLDLSSCADRKTLFSLAAEHFAKEGFGSQAELEALLEDREAASSTVLSPFVAIPHLVCGEKGRFGLLAVRCTEGIAFDKVHPAIKAVFFLAGSMDRRDLHLQTLAAIAQISGSEGFEKKWLAVRGGEGIRNLLLLGGRRRGQSELL; encoded by the coding sequence ATGGAACTAAAAAAGAAATTACGATTTCTCGATCTCTACGCAATCAGCTCGGGGGCAATGATTAGTTCCGGTATCTTCATTCTTCCCGGGATCGCTTTTTCCATTACCGGACCTGGAGTGTTCCTTGCCTATATGCTCGCAGGCCTGATAGCCGCAATCGGTATCTTGAGCGTCGTCGAGCTTTCTACCGCCATGCCTAAGGCAGGCGGCAACTACTTCTTTATTGCCCGCAGTATGGGCCCCCTCGCAGGGACCGTTACTGGTGTTCTGAGCTGGTTTGCCCTTTCCCTGAAAAGTGCTTTTGCGATTTTCGGTCTTGCCGAACTCTGTACCCTTGCTTTCGGTGTCAATGTGCACCTTGCAGGTTATATTCTTCTGACGCTCTTTTTTCTTCTGAATGCTTTTGGGGTGGACCTCGCAAGCAGATTCGAGGTCCTTTTGGTGATTCTTCTTCTTGCAATCCTGGCGGCATACGTGGGGGTTGGATACGGTGCGGTGGAGCCTCTGCGTTTTCAACCTCTTTTGCCGCACGGCCGTAGTGCCCTTCTTGCCGGTGCCGCTTTCGTTTTTGTCTCCTATGGGGGACTGATTAATGTTTCTTCCATCAGTGAAGAGGTTGCCTCTCCCAAACGGAATATTCCTGCGGGGATGATAAGCAGCGTCATCACCATTACCATTCTCTACGGAGCCGTGCTCTACGTAACCGTGGGGGCCAGTGATCCCTCCACGCTTCTCGCCTCTGTTGCACCCCTTGCCGACAGTGCAAGGGGCTTTGGCGGGGCTGTCGGCTATGCCGCAATCACTGCTGCTGCGGTCCTTGCGTTTATCACAACGGCAAATGCAGGAGTCATGTCCGCCAGCCGTTACCCTGTTGCGCTTAGCCGGGATAAATTGATACCCGGTTTTTTCGGCCGGGTTTCCAAGCGCTCCGGGACTCCTTTTCCCGCCCTGATTGCCACAACCCTGCTCATCGGCGGCTCTCTGACCCTTGAGCTGGAGGTCTTGGTCAAGGCCGCATCTTCGGTCATCCTGCTCAATTACGTCCTTGCTTCTCTTTCCGTCATGATCCTACGGGCAAGCCGGATTCAAAGTTACCGTCCGAGTTTTCGTACCCCGTTTTTTCCGTTGCCCCAGCTGCTAACCCTTATTTCGGTGGCCTTTCTTATCGTACATCTTGGTTTTGAGGCGGTCGAGGTTACCCTTTCTTTTATTGTTTTGAGTCTGCTGCTCTATTTCCTCTATGGGAAACGACAGATGAAGCGTGAATTTGCGCTCCTGCATATTGTGGAACGAATGACCGATAAACGTCTGACCGATTCCGTTCTGGAATCGGAGCTTGTGGAGATCGTGTTTACCAGGGACGAACTGGTCAAGGACCGGGTGGATGCGGTGTTCCGGGGGGCTTCCTGTCTCGATCTTAGCTCCTGTGCCGATCGAAAGACCCTGTTTTCCCTTGCCGCAGAGCATTTTGCGAAGGAAGGCTTCGGAAGTCAGGCGGAGCTTGAGGCTTTGCTTGAGGATAGAGAGGCGGCAAGTTCTACCGTTCTTTCTCCTTTTGTTGCCATTCCCCACCTGGTATGCGGCGAAAAGGGGCGATTCGGCCTTCTGGCCGTACGCTGTACCGAAGGCATTGCCTTCGACAAAGTTCATCCGGCGATAAAAGCTGTCTTTTTTCTTGCCGGTTCCATGGACCGGCGGGATCTTCACCTCCAAACCCTTGCCGCCATTGCTCAGATTAGCGGTTCGGAAGGCTTTGAAAAAAAGTGGCTTGCGGTGCGCGGAGGAGAGGGCATCCGAAATCTCCTGCTTCTCGGCGGCCGACGCCGGGGGCAATCGGAGTTGCTTTAG
- a CDS encoding AraC family transcriptional regulator translates to MVLNIREALFVYQLQDEEKIRWHSRVHAHGRDEYELHYFLQGGGSFSVGSTTYRISPGSVFLCPPLEVHTIQTIGNDHPLTYYAILFAPDEGADAELRELLTGRLPRSLYRHVGTNYRFFFEELKEKVASSSSARRNSGIHQFVSFLYMLNEGPGSFNYGDGSNQHIEKALKIMQGRVTEKLDLPTLAKRVGLNESYFIRLFRQKMQITPMKYFTRLKIEAATGYLLGTSQPLYQIAETLGFYSEFHFSKTFKQYVGVSPRGYRERYRQNIEGIDS, encoded by the coding sequence ATGGTTTTAAACATTCGCGAAGCGCTGTTTGTCTATCAACTTCAGGATGAAGAAAAGATTAGATGGCATAGTAGGGTCCACGCCCATGGCCGGGATGAATATGAGCTGCACTATTTTCTCCAGGGCGGCGGAAGCTTCAGCGTCGGAAGTACCACCTATCGCATTTCACCGGGATCGGTCTTTCTTTGTCCCCCTTTGGAGGTTCATACGATTCAGACCATCGGCAACGATCATCCCCTTACCTATTATGCCATTCTTTTTGCTCCGGATGAGGGGGCGGATGCCGAGCTTAGGGAGCTTCTGACCGGCAGATTGCCGCGGAGCTTGTATCGTCATGTGGGAACAAACTACCGCTTTTTTTTCGAAGAACTGAAGGAAAAGGTGGCTTCCTCAAGTAGTGCAAGGCGAAATTCGGGTATCCATCAGTTTGTTTCCTTTCTCTACATGTTGAACGAGGGACCGGGCAGCTTTAACTATGGAGACGGAAGTAATCAGCATATTGAGAAGGCGTTGAAAATCATGCAGGGAAGGGTGACCGAGAAGCTCGATTTGCCCACCCTTGCCAAGCGGGTCGGTCTGAACGAGTCCTATTTCATAAGGCTTTTTCGTCAAAAGATGCAGATTACCCCCATGAAGTATTTTACCCGATTGAAGATCGAAGCAGCCACCGGCTATCTTCTCGGGACCTCACAGCCCTTGTATCAGATAGCCGAAACCCTCGGTTTTTATAGTGAATTTCACTTTTCGAAGACCTTTAAACAGTATGTAGGGGTGAGTCCGAGGGGCTACCGAGAGCGTTATCGTCAGAATATCGAGGGAATCGATTCTTGA
- the xylA gene encoding xylose isomerase has translation MKDYFIGNKEYFPGIGKIAYEGAGTDNPLAFRFYDPDKKIGNKTMREHLRFSIAYWHSFCAGGNDPFGADTHHFPWAVKADPMEAAKDKVDAAFEFITKIDAPFYCFHDRDLAPEGKSIAESEKNLMELAGMAKERQEATGVKLLWGTANLFNHPRFMNGAATNPNFDVIPFAAAQVKAAIDATILLGGGGYVFWGGREGYMSLLNTDMKREKEHLLRFLTAARDYGRKAGFKGTFMIEPKPMEPTKHQYDYDAETVAAFIKTNGLEKDFAINIENNHATLAGHTFWHDLQVAADNGLLGSVDANQGDYQNGWDTDQFPSNVYETARAMMVILENGGFTYGGLNFDAKRRRNSTDPADLFYAHIGGMDAFALGLEIAYNINTKSELPKRKSTRYASFDSGKGAEFEAGKLSLEELRNIALDAREPETISGNQELLENILNRYMFVR, from the coding sequence ATGAAAGACTATTTTATCGGCAATAAAGAGTATTTTCCGGGAATCGGAAAAATAGCGTATGAAGGAGCGGGAACCGACAACCCTCTCGCTTTTCGTTTTTACGATCCCGACAAAAAAATCGGAAACAAGACCATGAGGGAACACCTCAGGTTTTCCATCGCCTATTGGCACAGCTTCTGCGCAGGAGGCAACGACCCCTTTGGAGCAGATACCCACCACTTTCCCTGGGCAGTCAAGGCGGACCCCATGGAAGCGGCAAAGGATAAGGTAGATGCGGCATTTGAATTCATCACGAAGATTGACGCCCCCTTTTACTGTTTTCACGACCGGGATCTTGCTCCCGAAGGGAAGAGCATTGCGGAAAGTGAAAAAAACCTGATGGAGCTGGCAGGCATGGCAAAGGAGCGCCAGGAGGCCACCGGTGTCAAACTTTTGTGGGGTACGGCGAATCTCTTCAATCATCCCCGATTCATGAATGGAGCGGCTACCAATCCCAATTTCGATGTCATTCCCTTTGCCGCGGCCCAGGTAAAGGCAGCCATCGACGCAACGATTCTCCTTGGCGGAGGAGGATATGTATTCTGGGGCGGACGAGAGGGCTACATGAGCCTTCTGAACACCGACATGAAGCGGGAAAAAGAGCACCTGCTCCGTTTTCTCACCGCTGCCAGGGATTACGGCCGCAAGGCAGGTTTCAAGGGAACCTTCATGATTGAGCCCAAGCCCATGGAGCCGACAAAGCACCAATACGACTACGATGCGGAAACCGTTGCCGCCTTCATCAAAACAAACGGTCTGGAAAAGGATTTTGCCATCAACATCGAAAACAACCACGCGACCCTCGCCGGCCACACGTTCTGGCATGACCTCCAGGTAGCTGCAGACAACGGCCTCCTCGGCAGTGTCGACGCGAACCAGGGAGACTATCAGAATGGCTGGGACACTGACCAATTTCCCTCGAATGTCTATGAGACGGCAAGGGCAATGATGGTGATCCTCGAAAACGGTGGATTCACCTACGGAGGCCTCAATTTCGACGCCAAGCGCCGGCGAAACTCCACCGATCCAGCAGACCTCTTCTATGCCCATATCGGCGGAATGGACGCCTTTGCTCTCGGTCTGGAAATCGCCTACAACATCAATACAAAAAGCGAATTGCCCAAGCGCAAAAGCACGCGCTACGCCTCCTTCGATTCGGGTAAGGGAGCGGAATTCGAGGCGGGAAAGCTCTCCCTTGAAGAATTGCGCAACATCGCTCTTGACGCCAGGGAGCCGGAAACCATCAGCGGAAATCAGGAACTTCTGGAAAATATCCTGAACCGCTACATGTTCGTGCGCTGA